The following is a genomic window from Candidatus Obscuribacter sp..
CTTTTGTATTAGTGGGCTCAAGGCTTGCCATGCCAGTTGCGGGTCCAGTCCTGCTGCTTCTGCTGTGGTCAGGGCAATGTCCATCAGACTTACCAGATAGTTGCAAGCGATAACTGAGGAGCAGTGGTAGAGCACTTTCTTTTCGGTGGCAATTATTTTTGGTATGCCGCCAGTGCTCTCGATCATGCTAGAGAGAGCGGCAACTGCTGTCGCTTCTCCTTCGCAAAACCAAAAGGTACCAGGCATAAAATCAATTGATGATTGCGCAGTAGAGAAAGTCTGGAGTGGATGCGCTGAAGCTATTTTGGCTCCGCAAATATCGCGAGCCTTAGCTAGTACCTCACTGCTTAGAGCACCGCTGCAATGAGCCACTATTTGACCTGGAGTAAAGACTTTATTTTGTGATAGCTCATGGCAAACCGACTCAATGGCATCGTCAGGTACTGTGAGTAAGATAATGCTTGCTTCTATTGGTTGATTGTCAAGAGTAAGGGCTTTTACATCACCTAGAGCTTTGGCTGCTAATTCGGTTTTGTCTCTGTCGCGTCCGGCAATTGCTTTGATTTTATAGCCAGCCTTTTGTGCGGCTATGGCTATCGTTGTGCCTACCCGACCTGGACCTATTATTGCCAGGGAGTGTTCGGGGATGCTTTTGTTTTTTTGCTCCAAAATACTTTCTCCAGAGCGATATTTGCTAACTAATGTCTTGCTCGGGTGAGCGAGTTGTGATCTTATCGCAATCGGCTGCCTTGCAAATAGCCTAAATATGTTGACAAATGGAGGCACCACTTAGGGTGCCTTAAAGGCAGTATCGAAATGTTGCTAAGAGACTCTCTCCAACATTAAATGGCTGGAAATAAGCAGGATGGCTGCTTATCCAAACATTAAATTGGTCTGGTTGCTGCAAGTTGAAAATTGGAAGGTTAAACCTTGCCGAATGGTCTTGTCTTCCGGGTCAGTTATTACTATGCTTTACCAGTCATTTAACCGTTGCTTAATAGCAATCCTCTAGCCACAAGTGTCGTCTTTGTGAGACTATTGCTCTCGCACTGGCGGGTTCTCTTGCTGGCGTTTTCTAAAGGAGTCTTTTCTGAACAACGGACAGACCACTTATTCAGATAGCAAATCTGACGCTAGATCTAGCGGCGATTTAAACTTCCAGCCTGTGCCTGCTGGCATGGAGACTGCAGAAGTCTGCATCATAGGTGATGGCAAAGCAGTTTTTGTCATTGCCGATTTGATTTCTAAATCTCAGCTTGCCGATGGCACACCATTAAAAGCCAGGATTTTTGCCGATCTTGGTATGCAAAAGAGCCTCAACAATGCTCTCGATTATTTGATGCCTGCTGGTATCTCTGACTCGCTCAATCCCTATCTTGGACCTAGCGATGTCAAACACACCTGTGACGATGTGGTTGTTAAAATCAAGCATCACACCAGACGCAAAGCCATGGACGCCCGGACTGCCCGCGAAAAGTTTATGGCCAGTCAGTTATTGACCGGATTGGAAGCAGCTGCCACAGGCAACAGTTTTATCGATTTGATTGAGCTTTTGCAAAGAGAAAATGTCTCGGTTGAGTCTTTTGGCGCCAATCACGAGTTTGCTTCTGCTTTTGTCTTTGCCTGTCCTGCCACTGCCTATGGTGCTCATCTTGACCGCCTGGCCGGTGCCATTGGCGATGGTAGCACTGTCATATTAGTGGGCGCGCCTATTTTGGCTGGACTGGAGTTTAACCACCAACTAAATCTGCGTAGACCGGGTGCACGTGTCAATGTAATTGAGATGGATGAGCTTTACTCTACAGTGGTCGAGCGTCCTGATGGCTCATTTTTTGTCACACCGGCCAGACGGGTCAATATTGCTGGTCCTACCCGCAATGAGACCAGGCGTGCTATGTGGTTGGCATCGCTTTTGTCCCGTGACTTGATGCCTGCTAGTGGCTTGATTGAGCGTGGTTTGCTTGATGCCCAGTCGATTGTCAGACCTCTATTTCTTTTGTCAGCTATGCTTGGTGCCAAGATTGACGCCCTCGGTGATCTGTCGAGATTGCTCAATAGAGCCAATCTAGCCATGCTGGTTGATCTCGAGCAAGAGCTTAATCATCTGGCTCTAGCAGCTCACTGTCAGCCTGTTGACTTTGCCAGATCTCTGCGCGAAGAAGCTGACTTGCGTGGATTGGCTCAGGGACCCGTATGCGATGTGACTCTGGCTGAGGCCCTCGTCACTATTGCCGGTAAATGGTTTAGCGGTACGAGCTGGTCTTATGGTCAAGCTCAGTACTTCCTCAGTAGCTATGTGGCCGAGCACCTTGTGCCTCTGGCACAACTAGCGAGAGTATTTGATCTCGCTGTGCCAGTACTTGATTCAGTTATTCAACTGGCATCATCTGTGGTTGGTACAGATCTTGTGGCTGTTGGTCGTACTTTTGATGCAATCGGTCTGGTAAATGTCAAGCGTATCGATTTGCTGGAGATGACCGAGGCTTAGGCGCTGTGCGAGCTAGCGCTTCTTGGCAAGATGGTCTGTTGTCATGCTTTTTGCTTTGAGGTGGCTCTATGGGGCTTGTGGTGGCTTGTCACGAGGTGCCAGCTCCGCTTCTTTGCAATGTTTGTAAGAGCTTCTTATAAGTATTAGCTCTATTTATTTATTGCATCTTCAAATCTGATGTCATGAGTATTGATACAGATAGGCTTAGTTACTTAGTTTTATGGTCCATTTCTTCCCCTGACACCTCGATATATCACCCCGCTAAAAACCCGTTCACAACTCCCTTTTGAACATTCAAGCTTCCCTTCCGGGAAGAGCGCGTCGATATAACCTGGTTTTCAACTTGGGCTCTTTTGAGAAGTTGAAGAGAAATGGGCCTTTCAGCGAAACAGCGGACCTTCTGGTCTCCTCTTCGCCCTGGCTGCTGCGTGCGTTTGTACGTGGCGTGTCATAACTTTTAAATCAAGGGGCAACAACATGCCTTTTATCAAAGCTCTCAACGTTCCAGAGCTTCTCGGTCTTGCGCCTATCGCGCAGGTCAGCGACGAAGACATCTGGAACCACCTCGTCACACCTACCGTGAAGGGGTTACTCGGTCCCATCATCAAGTCGGAGGGCCCGCGTCTTGTTGAGACGGTTGAAGGCCTGTTCCCCGGAGATAAGGGTTCCAATCTGAATCGCCACCAACTGATGGATAGTTCTGGCAAGCTTGTGGAGACACTGCTTCGCTTTCCCTACGTCCATCACCTCTATCGCACCGCCAACGGTGTGATGGTGATCAAACGCGATTTTGTTAAGGTGCAAGTCCTTGCCTGGTTTGGCGAGGTCGAAAAAGGAAAAGCGGAGTTGATCTTTAAGGCGGCACTGCGCGATCGGCGATTTGACGG
Proteins encoded in this region:
- a CDS encoding DUF2520 domain-containing protein; amino-acid sequence: MEQKNKSIPEHSLAIIGPGRVGTTIAIAAQKAGYKIKAIAGRDRDKTELAAKALGDVKALTLDNQPIEASIILLTVPDDAIESVCHELSQNKVFTPGQIVAHCSGALSSEVLAKARDICGAKIASAHPLQTFSTAQSSIDFMPGTFWFCEGEATAVAALSSMIESTGGIPKIIATEKKVLYHCSSVIACNYLVSLMDIALTTAEAAGLDPQLAWQALSPLIQKTITNIDQLGTSGALTGPIARGDVNTIKMHLNALNKTDPKLAQLYKQLGDWTVQLAVQKGLSNQAAQALKAELEK